The following are from one region of the Lytechinus variegatus isolate NC3 chromosome 4, Lvar_3.0, whole genome shotgun sequence genome:
- the LOC121412608 gene encoding all trans-polyprenyl-diphosphate synthase PDSS2-like, protein MNFTSFHVPCLLRHQLLRSNRLVLRRTFCSTCTNCHKTHQDSSSAQRLSRNSQILSSGYHETIATLPCATSSGNLVARAFSDNVGPWLKGQTGITDIGLRGSGRSRQPGGETVLSMPSRDFMNLFGSSQPTEWAKAISEAEKVVGYSTSFMSLRCLLSDELANVALHMRKLVGSKHPLLKTAKNFLTDGKHSLQTRGLIILLISKAASTLTHQAPRDSGSHQLEDTSSDQGDQINSSVAPPPGGIYASQRALAEISEMIHTAFLVHRGVVNLFNLDPTAGPINVMEMGNKMAVLSGDFLLASACKALAGLRNTIVVELLSKAIGHLTEAAFMKFGNADLSPVLTIQPDLTFRDWERYIYLSSGTLIGHSCRGALELTNHSQALTESAYNFGKNLAWAQQLHTELQPFTSSSSSRIQSDIDLTSAPVLLYLESDQGQRSEVSSSRKPDVKKLMREIRQSPALDNAKSLCLNYADTALQGLSVFPASDSRTALQNMVHAVRI, encoded by the exons ATGAACTTCACCTCCTTCCATGTGCCATGTCTATTGAGACATCAACTTCTCCGGTCTAATCGGTTGGTACTGAGAAGGACATTCTGCTCTACTTGTACAAACTGTCACAAGACACACCAGGATTCATCAAGTGCTCAGAGACTATCAAGGAACTCGCAAATACTGTCATCGGGTTATCATGAAACCATTGCGACATTGCCTTGTGCGACTTCATCAGGGAATCTTGTGGCTAGAGCTTTCAGTGATAATGTAGGACCATGGCTCAAAGGACAAACTGGTATAACAGATATAGGGTTAAGGGGATCAGGCAGATCACGGCAGCCTGGTGGTGAAACTGTGCTGTCTATGCCGAGCAGAGACTTCATGAATCTCTTTGGATCCTCCCAACCTACAGAGTGGGCTAAAGCGATATCAGAAGCAGAGAAGGTAGTAGGATACTCCACATCATTTATGAGTCTTCGATGTCTTCTGAGTGACGAGTTGGCAAATGTAGCCTTGCACATGAGGAAACTTGTAGGTTCTAAACATCCACTTCTCAAAACAGCCAA GAACTTTCTAACAGATGGGAAGCACAGTCTACAGACAAGAGGCCTGATCATCCTCCTGATATCCAAGGCAGCCAGTACTCTGACCCACCAAGCCCCCAGAGACTCAGGATCACATCAGCTTGAGGATACCTCCTCTGATCAGGGAGACCAGATCAACAGCTCAGTGGCACCACCCCCTGGAGGAATATATGCTAG CCAAAGAGCACTGGCTGAAATCTCAGAGATGATCCACACTGCCTTTCTAGTCCACCGAGGGGTCGTTAACCTCTTCAACCTTGATCCCACTGCTGGACCAATCAACGTCATGGAGATGGGAAACAAGATGGCCGTTCTCAGCGGAGACTTCCTATTGGCTAGCGCTTGCAAGGCGCTTGCAGGGCTACGCAACACCATTGTTGTTGAACTCCTTTCGAAAGCCATAGGACATCTGACAGAGGCTGCTTTCATGAAGTTTGGAAACGCTGACTTGAGTCCCGTTTTAACAATACAGCCTGATTTGACTTTCCGGGACTGGGAGAGATACATTTATCTTTCATCAGGCACCCTGATTGGTCACAGTTGCAGAGGAGCTTTAGAACTGACCAATCACAGCCAGGCTCTGACAGAGAGTGCATACAACTTTGGAAAGAACCTTGCATGGGCACAACAG CTTCATACAGAGCTCCAACCTTTCACATCCAGCTCGTCATCAAGAATTCAAAGTGACATTGATCTTACGTCTGCTCCTGTATTGCTCTACCTGGAGTCTGatcagggtcaaaggtcagagGTCAGCTCATCACGTAAACCAGATGTCAAGAAG CTGATGCGTGAGATTCGCCAGAGCCCTGCCCTTGATAATGCCAAGAGTCTGTGCCTCAACTATGCTGACACGGCTCTTCAAGGTCTTTCAGTGTTCCCTGCTTCTGACTCAAGGACGGCTCTACAGAACATGGTCCATGCAGTGAGGATATGA